The following are from one region of the Syngnathus acus chromosome 10, fSynAcu1.2, whole genome shotgun sequence genome:
- the poln gene encoding DNA polymerase nu isoform X1, translating into MTRFELHLNRISPKLDEGNIAEEKTTRNRAKATTRVRRTQKLMRSKSTNKSPDKMEKASTGTLSVAEREFLDFLQAQLEEIDQGQSPDFAFGEIQAGMHPSIQREAATSGTVVTQCSGATGTRVLGSNPPKDGNGGGDVELDRTRPDAGMDSRNQGADLGYSWIDELIRDQSETVTWPSCRLRKDDAVPIVRPPGADLDEAPPSANVMMGETDPMSCGATRGSAPPDVEGNDIFTLRIREGAATSDHQITTDFGKPSADVEMDSSLDLFEALTWPDYDGEDAEKRSTSLESARKPKEESHPGCSFMIRDAQPSGDASKANAKSPSREQLADCTNLMETRSHSNTGKPQRDRYSPRRPLKRSRKTSSSKQKSKSLRSENAMKPRQSSWRKSNRLSSPATGTRRPKQQPTSARGAGRETRQSGASSSSSGGGGACASTSEMNWPLAILTGDPKVKSTETLSPDEKMQMMAKIEQAQALLLTLVYQDGGTQLQSEESPPNLTQPVCGLLLLLVNDVDGCHGRRSLGQNDLLLYHRLDRDPPQAQEQIFTRDVLRRMPSRAGVTVCYRAKEWLSTALRLCRQHLSWKQVSGCRILDPQVSGWLLDPEDPCTCYPDLFRKHTRKSLPPATPATVLLELYSLYDLNEKLCAEIRSPKPLEASPRTLS; encoded by the exons ATCAaaatcaacaaacaaaagcccAGACAAGATGGAGAAAGCCAGTACCGGAACCCTGTCCGTCGCCGAGCGGGAGTTCTTGGACTTTCTGCAGGCCCAGTTAGAAGAAATCGACCAAGGTCAGA GTCCTGATTTTGCCTTTGGAGAAATACAGGCGGGAATGCATCCGAGCATCCAAAGGGAGGCTGCGACCTCCGGCACTGTGGTCACGCAATG CAGCGGCGCAACTGGGACGCGTGTCCTCGGCAGCAATCCTCCAAAGGACGGCAACGGCGGCGGTGATGTTGAGCTCGATCGGACGCGACCCGACGCAGGGATGGATTCACGGAATCAGGGTGCTGATTTGGGTTACTCTTGGATAGATGAACTCATCCGAGACCAATCTGAGACGGTCACTTGGCCAAGCTGCCGACTGAGGAAGGACGACGCGGTACCAATCGTCCGGCCTCCGGGAGCAGACTTGGATGAAGCTCCACCGAGTGCAAACGTGATGATGGGAGAGACGGACCCTATGAGCTGTGGCGCAACTCGCGGGAGTGCTCCTCCTGATGTTGAGGGCAATGACATCTTCACCTTGCGCATCAGGGAGGGCGCCGCCACCTCTGACCATCAGATCACCACCGACTTCGGGAAACCTTCAGCGGACGTGGAGATGGATTCGTCTCTGGATCTTTTTGAGGCCTTGACTTGGCCAGATTACGACGGCGAGGATGCTGAGAAAAGGAGCACGTCTCTAGAGAGTGCGCGTAAGCCGAAGGAAGAGAGCCACCCTGGGTGTAGTTTCATGATTAGAGATGCACAACCCAGCGGTGACGCTTCCAAGGCCAACGCCAAATCCCCCTCCAGAGAACAACTGGCAGACTGCACCAACTTGATGGAGACTCGCTCTCATAGCAATACGG GGAAGCCGCAGAGAGACCGCTACTCACCGAGAAGACCGCTGAAAAGAAGCCGA AAGACCTCCTCCTCGAAGCAGAAGAGCAAGTCGCTGCGCTCTGAAAATGCGATGAAGCCGCGCCAATCATCTTGGCGGAAGTCCAACCGTCTGTCCTCACCAGCCACTGGCACTCGGAGGCCTAAACAGCAACCGACCTCCGCTCGCGGTGCCGGCCGGGAAACCCGACAAAGCGgggccagcagcagcagcagcggcggagGCGGCGCCTGCGCCAGCACCTCTGAAATGAACTGGCCGCTCGCAATTTTGACCGGGGACCCTAAAGTGAAGAGCACCGAGACGCTGAGCCCAGATGAGAAAATGCAGATGATGGCAAAGATTGAGCAGGCTCAGGCGCTACTGCTTACCCTGGTGTACCAAGATGGTGGCACGCAGCTCCAGTCAGAAGAG AGTCCACCCAATCTCACGCAGCCGGTGTGCGGCCTCCTCCTACTTCTCGTCAATGACGTGGACGGCTGCCACGGGAGGCGCTCGCTCGGCCAAAACGACCTCCTGCTCTACCACAGACTGGACCGCGACCCGCCGCAGGCCCAAGAGCAGATTTTCACCAG AGACGTGCTGCGGCGGATGCCCTCGCGAGCCGGTGTCACCGTGTGCTACAGAGCCAAGGAATGGCTTAGCACGGCTTTGCGCTTGTGCAGACAACACCTCAGCTGGAAACAAG TGTCGGGCTGCCGTATCCTGGACCCTCAGGTGTCGGGCTGGCTGCTGGACCCCGAAGATCCTTGCACCTGCTACCCAGACCTCTTTCGGAAACACACCCGCAAAAGCCTGCCCCCCGCGACGCCGGCCACT GTCTTGTTGGAACTCTATTCCCTCTACGACTTGAATGAGAAGCTTTGTGCTGAAATACGG TCCCCAAAGCCTTTGGAGGCATCTCCTCGGACGTTGAGCTGA
- the poln gene encoding DNA polymerase nu isoform X5: protein MTRFELHLNRISPKLDEGNIAEEKTTRNRAKATTRVRRTQKLMRSKSTNKSPDKMEKASTGTLSVAEREFLDFLQAQLEEIDQGPDFAFGEIQAGMHPSIQREAATSGTVVTQCGATGTRVLGSNPPKDGNGGGDVELDRTRPDAGMDSRNQGADLGYSWIDELIRDQSETVTWPSCRLRKDDAVPIVRPPGADLDEAPPSANVMMGETDPMSCGATRGSAPPDVEGNDIFTLRIREGAATSDHQITTDFGKPSADVEMDSSLDLFEALTWPDYDGEDAEKRSTSLESARKPKEESHPGCSFMIRDAQPSGDASKANAKSPSREQLADCTNLMETRSHSNTGKPQRDRYSPRRPLKRSRKTSSSKQKSKSLRSENAMKPRQSSWRKSNRLSSPATGTRRPKQQPTSARGAGRETRQSGASSSSSGGGGACASTSEMNWPLAILTGDPKVKSTETLSPDEKMQMMAKIEQAQALLLTLVYQDGGTQLQSEESPPNLTQPVCGLLLLLVNDVDGCHGRRSLGQNDLLLYHRLDRDPPQAQEQIFTRDVLRRMPSRAGVTVCYRAKEWLSTALRLCRQHLSWKQVSGCRILDPQVSGWLLDPEDPCTCYPDLFRKHTRKSLPPATPATVLLELYSLYDLNEKLCAEIRSPKPLEASPRTLS from the exons ATCAaaatcaacaaacaaaagcccAGACAAGATGGAGAAAGCCAGTACCGGAACCCTGTCCGTCGCCGAGCGGGAGTTCTTGGACTTTCTGCAGGCCCAGTTAGAAGAAATCGACCAAG GTCCTGATTTTGCCTTTGGAGAAATACAGGCGGGAATGCATCCGAGCATCCAAAGGGAGGCTGCGACCTCCGGCACTGTGGTCACGCAATG CGGCGCAACTGGGACGCGTGTCCTCGGCAGCAATCCTCCAAAGGACGGCAACGGCGGCGGTGATGTTGAGCTCGATCGGACGCGACCCGACGCAGGGATGGATTCACGGAATCAGGGTGCTGATTTGGGTTACTCTTGGATAGATGAACTCATCCGAGACCAATCTGAGACGGTCACTTGGCCAAGCTGCCGACTGAGGAAGGACGACGCGGTACCAATCGTCCGGCCTCCGGGAGCAGACTTGGATGAAGCTCCACCGAGTGCAAACGTGATGATGGGAGAGACGGACCCTATGAGCTGTGGCGCAACTCGCGGGAGTGCTCCTCCTGATGTTGAGGGCAATGACATCTTCACCTTGCGCATCAGGGAGGGCGCCGCCACCTCTGACCATCAGATCACCACCGACTTCGGGAAACCTTCAGCGGACGTGGAGATGGATTCGTCTCTGGATCTTTTTGAGGCCTTGACTTGGCCAGATTACGACGGCGAGGATGCTGAGAAAAGGAGCACGTCTCTAGAGAGTGCGCGTAAGCCGAAGGAAGAGAGCCACCCTGGGTGTAGTTTCATGATTAGAGATGCACAACCCAGCGGTGACGCTTCCAAGGCCAACGCCAAATCCCCCTCCAGAGAACAACTGGCAGACTGCACCAACTTGATGGAGACTCGCTCTCATAGCAATACGG GGAAGCCGCAGAGAGACCGCTACTCACCGAGAAGACCGCTGAAAAGAAGCCGA AAGACCTCCTCCTCGAAGCAGAAGAGCAAGTCGCTGCGCTCTGAAAATGCGATGAAGCCGCGCCAATCATCTTGGCGGAAGTCCAACCGTCTGTCCTCACCAGCCACTGGCACTCGGAGGCCTAAACAGCAACCGACCTCCGCTCGCGGTGCCGGCCGGGAAACCCGACAAAGCGgggccagcagcagcagcagcggcggagGCGGCGCCTGCGCCAGCACCTCTGAAATGAACTGGCCGCTCGCAATTTTGACCGGGGACCCTAAAGTGAAGAGCACCGAGACGCTGAGCCCAGATGAGAAAATGCAGATGATGGCAAAGATTGAGCAGGCTCAGGCGCTACTGCTTACCCTGGTGTACCAAGATGGTGGCACGCAGCTCCAGTCAGAAGAG AGTCCACCCAATCTCACGCAGCCGGTGTGCGGCCTCCTCCTACTTCTCGTCAATGACGTGGACGGCTGCCACGGGAGGCGCTCGCTCGGCCAAAACGACCTCCTGCTCTACCACAGACTGGACCGCGACCCGCCGCAGGCCCAAGAGCAGATTTTCACCAG AGACGTGCTGCGGCGGATGCCCTCGCGAGCCGGTGTCACCGTGTGCTACAGAGCCAAGGAATGGCTTAGCACGGCTTTGCGCTTGTGCAGACAACACCTCAGCTGGAAACAAG TGTCGGGCTGCCGTATCCTGGACCCTCAGGTGTCGGGCTGGCTGCTGGACCCCGAAGATCCTTGCACCTGCTACCCAGACCTCTTTCGGAAACACACCCGCAAAAGCCTGCCCCCCGCGACGCCGGCCACT GTCTTGTTGGAACTCTATTCCCTCTACGACTTGAATGAGAAGCTTTGTGCTGAAATACGG TCCCCAAAGCCTTTGGAGGCATCTCCTCGGACGTTGAGCTGA
- the poln gene encoding DNA polymerase nu isoform X4 yields the protein MTRFELHLNRISPKLDEGNIAEEKTTRNRAKATTRVRRTQKLMRSKSTNKSPDKMEKASTGTLSVAEREFLDFLQAQLEEIDQGPDFAFGEIQAGMHPSIQREAATSGTVVTQCSGATGTRVLGSNPPKDGNGGGDVELDRTRPDAGMDSRNQGADLGYSWIDELIRDQSETVTWPSCRLRKDDAVPIVRPPGADLDEAPPSANVMMGETDPMSCGATRGSAPPDVEGNDIFTLRIREGAATSDHQITTDFGKPSADVEMDSSLDLFEALTWPDYDGEDAEKRSTSLESARKPKEESHPGCSFMIRDAQPSGDASKANAKSPSREQLADCTNLMETRSHSNTGKPQRDRYSPRRPLKRSRKTSSSKQKSKSLRSENAMKPRQSSWRKSNRLSSPATGTRRPKQQPTSARGAGRETRQSGASSSSSGGGGACASTSEMNWPLAILTGDPKVKSTETLSPDEKMQMMAKIEQAQALLLTLVYQDGGTQLQSEESPPNLTQPVCGLLLLLVNDVDGCHGRRSLGQNDLLLYHRLDRDPPQAQEQIFTRDVLRRMPSRAGVTVCYRAKEWLSTALRLCRQHLSWKQVSGCRILDPQVSGWLLDPEDPCTCYPDLFRKHTRKSLPPATPATVLLELYSLYDLNEKLCAEIRSPKPLEASPRTLS from the exons ATCAaaatcaacaaacaaaagcccAGACAAGATGGAGAAAGCCAGTACCGGAACCCTGTCCGTCGCCGAGCGGGAGTTCTTGGACTTTCTGCAGGCCCAGTTAGAAGAAATCGACCAAG GTCCTGATTTTGCCTTTGGAGAAATACAGGCGGGAATGCATCCGAGCATCCAAAGGGAGGCTGCGACCTCCGGCACTGTGGTCACGCAATG CAGCGGCGCAACTGGGACGCGTGTCCTCGGCAGCAATCCTCCAAAGGACGGCAACGGCGGCGGTGATGTTGAGCTCGATCGGACGCGACCCGACGCAGGGATGGATTCACGGAATCAGGGTGCTGATTTGGGTTACTCTTGGATAGATGAACTCATCCGAGACCAATCTGAGACGGTCACTTGGCCAAGCTGCCGACTGAGGAAGGACGACGCGGTACCAATCGTCCGGCCTCCGGGAGCAGACTTGGATGAAGCTCCACCGAGTGCAAACGTGATGATGGGAGAGACGGACCCTATGAGCTGTGGCGCAACTCGCGGGAGTGCTCCTCCTGATGTTGAGGGCAATGACATCTTCACCTTGCGCATCAGGGAGGGCGCCGCCACCTCTGACCATCAGATCACCACCGACTTCGGGAAACCTTCAGCGGACGTGGAGATGGATTCGTCTCTGGATCTTTTTGAGGCCTTGACTTGGCCAGATTACGACGGCGAGGATGCTGAGAAAAGGAGCACGTCTCTAGAGAGTGCGCGTAAGCCGAAGGAAGAGAGCCACCCTGGGTGTAGTTTCATGATTAGAGATGCACAACCCAGCGGTGACGCTTCCAAGGCCAACGCCAAATCCCCCTCCAGAGAACAACTGGCAGACTGCACCAACTTGATGGAGACTCGCTCTCATAGCAATACGG GGAAGCCGCAGAGAGACCGCTACTCACCGAGAAGACCGCTGAAAAGAAGCCGA AAGACCTCCTCCTCGAAGCAGAAGAGCAAGTCGCTGCGCTCTGAAAATGCGATGAAGCCGCGCCAATCATCTTGGCGGAAGTCCAACCGTCTGTCCTCACCAGCCACTGGCACTCGGAGGCCTAAACAGCAACCGACCTCCGCTCGCGGTGCCGGCCGGGAAACCCGACAAAGCGgggccagcagcagcagcagcggcggagGCGGCGCCTGCGCCAGCACCTCTGAAATGAACTGGCCGCTCGCAATTTTGACCGGGGACCCTAAAGTGAAGAGCACCGAGACGCTGAGCCCAGATGAGAAAATGCAGATGATGGCAAAGATTGAGCAGGCTCAGGCGCTACTGCTTACCCTGGTGTACCAAGATGGTGGCACGCAGCTCCAGTCAGAAGAG AGTCCACCCAATCTCACGCAGCCGGTGTGCGGCCTCCTCCTACTTCTCGTCAATGACGTGGACGGCTGCCACGGGAGGCGCTCGCTCGGCCAAAACGACCTCCTGCTCTACCACAGACTGGACCGCGACCCGCCGCAGGCCCAAGAGCAGATTTTCACCAG AGACGTGCTGCGGCGGATGCCCTCGCGAGCCGGTGTCACCGTGTGCTACAGAGCCAAGGAATGGCTTAGCACGGCTTTGCGCTTGTGCAGACAACACCTCAGCTGGAAACAAG TGTCGGGCTGCCGTATCCTGGACCCTCAGGTGTCGGGCTGGCTGCTGGACCCCGAAGATCCTTGCACCTGCTACCCAGACCTCTTTCGGAAACACACCCGCAAAAGCCTGCCCCCCGCGACGCCGGCCACT GTCTTGTTGGAACTCTATTCCCTCTACGACTTGAATGAGAAGCTTTGTGCTGAAATACGG TCCCCAAAGCCTTTGGAGGCATCTCCTCGGACGTTGAGCTGA
- the poln gene encoding DNA polymerase nu isoform X7 has product MESQRIQMDTDALMHLSDLLKVLFKKLRLQEHLKKKKKSPRCKKETASAKTLQMYQDVHPLPKIIQEYREVKRAKSSFVDDAYVHMLTKGHFSAKWSQTSVVTGRLFSANPNFDAVPREPLKIALMPRGQGSDPAVTSVDPRAVYVSEEGWTFVAAGFCQLELRLLAHFSGDRKLVHLFSDAEADAYALLASEWMHERAAGVRGHGKKPSASCPPFVWERARLPGQHHGRDNVGGPPIPRRLLPGIPKSESVHAERSPAGPQTRFRALPLGPPAPRATHPFGRVSPSLADGEKGHCVCAARFRRRPLQDGNDPSVRDALRLRRIVGQADGSVQG; this is encoded by the exons ATGGAGAGCCAGCGCATCCAGATGGACACAGACGCTTTGATGCATCTGTCAGACCTGCTCAAG GTTCTTTTCAAGAAACTGCGTCTACAAGAGCAcctaaagaagaagaagaagagtccCCGATGCAAGAAGGAGACGGCATCAGCTAAAACA TTGCAGATGTACCAAGACGTGCATCCGCTACCGAAGATTATTCAGGAGTACAGAGAG GTGAAACGAGCCAAATCCAGCTTTGTCGACGATGCGTACGTGCACATGCTGACTAAG GGCCACTTCTCCGCAAAATGGTCGCAGACCAGCGTCGTCACCGGCAGACTCTTCTCAGCAAACCCA AACTTTGACGCCGTTCCGAGAGAGCCGCTTAAGATCGCCCTGATGCCACGCGGCCAAG GAAGCGACCCGGCTGTGACCAGTGTTGATCCTCGTGCCGTGTACGTCTCGGAGGAAGGCTGGACTTTTGTCGCCGCAG GCTTCTGCCAGCTGGAGCTGCGACTCCTGGCTCACTTCTCCGGCGACCGCAAGCTCGTCCACCTTTTTAGTGACGCCGAGGCCGACGCATATGCTCTTTTAGCCTCTGAATG GATGCACGAGCGCGCGGCGGGCGTCAGAGGACACGGAAAAAAGCCAAGCGCATCGTGTCCTCCATTTGTATGGGAAAG GGCGCGATTGCCTGGCCAACACCATGGGCGTGACAATGTCGGCGGCCCACCGATTCCAAGACGGCTTCTTCCTGGAATTCCCAAAAGTGAAAGCGTTCACGCTGAGCGTTCTCCGGCAGGGCCGCAAACAAG GTTTCGTGCGCTCCCTCTTGGGCCGCCAGCGCCCCGTGCGACACATCCTTTCGGAAGAGTCAGCCCTTCGCTTGCGGACGGAGAAAAAGGCCATTGCGTTTGTGCTGCAAG GTTCCGCCGCCGACCTCTGCAAGATGGCAATGATCCGAGTGTCCGAGATGCTCTCCGCCTCCGACGGATCGTCGGCCAG GCTGATGGCTCAGTTCAAGGATGA
- the poln gene encoding DNA polymerase nu isoform X6, whose amino-acid sequence MESQRIQMDTDALMHLSDLLKRKMNHLEKDANVAAGQDFLMTSPIQIRHVLFKKLRLQEHLKKKKKSPRCKKETASAKTLQMYQDVHPLPKIIQEYREVKRAKSSFVDDAYVHMLTKGHFSAKWSQTSVVTGRLFSANPNFDAVPREPLKIALMPRGQGSDPAVTSVDPRAVYVSEEGWTFVAAGFCQLELRLLAHFSGDRKLVHLFSDAEADAYALLASEWMHERAAGVRGHGKKPSASCPPFVWERARLPGQHHGRDNVGGPPIPRRLLPGIPKSESVHAERSPAGPQTRFRALPLGPPAPRATHPFGRVSPSLADGEKGHCVCAARFRRRPLQDGNDPSVRDALRLRRIVGQADGSVQG is encoded by the exons ATGGAGAGCCAGCGCATCCAGATGGACACAGACGCTTTGATGCATCTGTCAGACCTGCTCAAG AGGAAGATGAACCATTTGGAGAAGGACGCAAATGTAGCCGCAGGACAAGATTTCCTCATGACCAGCCCCATCCAGATCCGTCAC GTTCTTTTCAAGAAACTGCGTCTACAAGAGCAcctaaagaagaagaagaagagtccCCGATGCAAGAAGGAGACGGCATCAGCTAAAACA TTGCAGATGTACCAAGACGTGCATCCGCTACCGAAGATTATTCAGGAGTACAGAGAG GTGAAACGAGCCAAATCCAGCTTTGTCGACGATGCGTACGTGCACATGCTGACTAAG GGCCACTTCTCCGCAAAATGGTCGCAGACCAGCGTCGTCACCGGCAGACTCTTCTCAGCAAACCCA AACTTTGACGCCGTTCCGAGAGAGCCGCTTAAGATCGCCCTGATGCCACGCGGCCAAG GAAGCGACCCGGCTGTGACCAGTGTTGATCCTCGTGCCGTGTACGTCTCGGAGGAAGGCTGGACTTTTGTCGCCGCAG GCTTCTGCCAGCTGGAGCTGCGACTCCTGGCTCACTTCTCCGGCGACCGCAAGCTCGTCCACCTTTTTAGTGACGCCGAGGCCGACGCATATGCTCTTTTAGCCTCTGAATG GATGCACGAGCGCGCGGCGGGCGTCAGAGGACACGGAAAAAAGCCAAGCGCATCGTGTCCTCCATTTGTATGGGAAAG GGCGCGATTGCCTGGCCAACACCATGGGCGTGACAATGTCGGCGGCCCACCGATTCCAAGACGGCTTCTTCCTGGAATTCCCAAAAGTGAAAGCGTTCACGCTGAGCGTTCTCCGGCAGGGCCGCAAACAAG GTTTCGTGCGCTCCCTCTTGGGCCGCCAGCGCCCCGTGCGACACATCCTTTCGGAAGAGTCAGCCCTTCGCTTGCGGACGGAGAAAAAGGCCATTGCGTTTGTGCTGCAAG GTTCCGCCGCCGACCTCTGCAAGATGGCAATGATCCGAGTGTCCGAGATGCTCTCCGCCTCCGACGGATCGTCGGCCAG GCTGATGGCTCAGTTCAAGGATGA
- the poln gene encoding DNA polymerase nu isoform X3, which produces MTRFELHLNRISPKLDEGNIAEEKTTRNRAKATTRVRRTQKLMRSKSTNKSPDKMEKASTGTLSVAEREFLDFLQAQLEEIDQGQSPDFAFGEIQAGMHPSIQREAATSGTVVTQCSGATGTRVLGSNPPKDGNGGGDVELDRTRPDAGMDSRNQGADLGYSWIDELIRDQSETVTWPSCRLRKDDAVPIVRPPGADLDEAPPSANVMMGETDPMSCGATRGSAPPDVEGNDIFTLRIREGAATSDHQITTDFGKPSADVEMDSSLDLFEALTWPDYDGEDAEKRSTSLESARKPKEESHPGCSFMIRDAQPSGDASKANAKSPSREQLADCTNLMETRSHSNTGKPQRDRYSPRRPLKRSRTSSSKQKSKSLRSENAMKPRQSSWRKSNRLSSPATGTRRPKQQPTSARGAGRETRQSGASSSSSGGGGACASTSEMNWPLAILTGDPKVKSTETLSPDEKMQMMAKIEQAQALLLTLVYQDGGTQLQSEESPPNLTQPVCGLLLLLVNDVDGCHGRRSLGQNDLLLYHRLDRDPPQAQEQIFTRDVLRRMPSRAGVTVCYRAKEWLSTALRLCRQHLSWKQVSGCRILDPQVSGWLLDPEDPCTCYPDLFRKHTRKSLPPATPATVLLELYSLYDLNEKLCAEIRSPKPLEASPRTLS; this is translated from the exons ATCAaaatcaacaaacaaaagcccAGACAAGATGGAGAAAGCCAGTACCGGAACCCTGTCCGTCGCCGAGCGGGAGTTCTTGGACTTTCTGCAGGCCCAGTTAGAAGAAATCGACCAAGGTCAGA GTCCTGATTTTGCCTTTGGAGAAATACAGGCGGGAATGCATCCGAGCATCCAAAGGGAGGCTGCGACCTCCGGCACTGTGGTCACGCAATG CAGCGGCGCAACTGGGACGCGTGTCCTCGGCAGCAATCCTCCAAAGGACGGCAACGGCGGCGGTGATGTTGAGCTCGATCGGACGCGACCCGACGCAGGGATGGATTCACGGAATCAGGGTGCTGATTTGGGTTACTCTTGGATAGATGAACTCATCCGAGACCAATCTGAGACGGTCACTTGGCCAAGCTGCCGACTGAGGAAGGACGACGCGGTACCAATCGTCCGGCCTCCGGGAGCAGACTTGGATGAAGCTCCACCGAGTGCAAACGTGATGATGGGAGAGACGGACCCTATGAGCTGTGGCGCAACTCGCGGGAGTGCTCCTCCTGATGTTGAGGGCAATGACATCTTCACCTTGCGCATCAGGGAGGGCGCCGCCACCTCTGACCATCAGATCACCACCGACTTCGGGAAACCTTCAGCGGACGTGGAGATGGATTCGTCTCTGGATCTTTTTGAGGCCTTGACTTGGCCAGATTACGACGGCGAGGATGCTGAGAAAAGGAGCACGTCTCTAGAGAGTGCGCGTAAGCCGAAGGAAGAGAGCCACCCTGGGTGTAGTTTCATGATTAGAGATGCACAACCCAGCGGTGACGCTTCCAAGGCCAACGCCAAATCCCCCTCCAGAGAACAACTGGCAGACTGCACCAACTTGATGGAGACTCGCTCTCATAGCAATACGG GGAAGCCGCAGAGAGACCGCTACTCACCGAGAAGACCGCTGAAAAGAAGCCGA ACCTCCTCCTCGAAGCAGAAGAGCAAGTCGCTGCGCTCTGAAAATGCGATGAAGCCGCGCCAATCATCTTGGCGGAAGTCCAACCGTCTGTCCTCACCAGCCACTGGCACTCGGAGGCCTAAACAGCAACCGACCTCCGCTCGCGGTGCCGGCCGGGAAACCCGACAAAGCGgggccagcagcagcagcagcggcggagGCGGCGCCTGCGCCAGCACCTCTGAAATGAACTGGCCGCTCGCAATTTTGACCGGGGACCCTAAAGTGAAGAGCACCGAGACGCTGAGCCCAGATGAGAAAATGCAGATGATGGCAAAGATTGAGCAGGCTCAGGCGCTACTGCTTACCCTGGTGTACCAAGATGGTGGCACGCAGCTCCAGTCAGAAGAG AGTCCACCCAATCTCACGCAGCCGGTGTGCGGCCTCCTCCTACTTCTCGTCAATGACGTGGACGGCTGCCACGGGAGGCGCTCGCTCGGCCAAAACGACCTCCTGCTCTACCACAGACTGGACCGCGACCCGCCGCAGGCCCAAGAGCAGATTTTCACCAG AGACGTGCTGCGGCGGATGCCCTCGCGAGCCGGTGTCACCGTGTGCTACAGAGCCAAGGAATGGCTTAGCACGGCTTTGCGCTTGTGCAGACAACACCTCAGCTGGAAACAAG TGTCGGGCTGCCGTATCCTGGACCCTCAGGTGTCGGGCTGGCTGCTGGACCCCGAAGATCCTTGCACCTGCTACCCAGACCTCTTTCGGAAACACACCCGCAAAAGCCTGCCCCCCGCGACGCCGGCCACT GTCTTGTTGGAACTCTATTCCCTCTACGACTTGAATGAGAAGCTTTGTGCTGAAATACGG TCCCCAAAGCCTTTGGAGGCATCTCCTCGGACGTTGAGCTGA